The following nucleotide sequence is from Flavimarina sp. Hel_I_48.
CTTTCGGGCATTATAACCGGCCCCGGGGATCTAATCGCGATAAAAAAACCTGCCAGCGTGGATGTGCGTGAACGGTTTACGGGCAAACTTATTTTTGAAAATCAGTAAAGCAAATGAAATCGATTTTTACTTTTTTCCTGTGTATATGCGCTTTTCTAGGTTTTTCTCAGAAAGAACAAAAACCGGTTACCCTTGACGCTTCTTTTTTTTATGGCAGTATCCTGGAGCACAATCCTGATATCAACCATCTAATCACCGGCCATCCTACCGGCTTTATTTTAAGCTATAACCGAAAAACCTATGGTTTCAATGCGTGGGAAAGGCGTTATAATTATCCTGATTGGGGATTTTCGATGACGTATCAAAACCTACACAATGACTATCTGGGTGAAAATATAGGTCTTTATGGCCATTTCAATTTCTATTTTTTGAAGCGGAACGCGTATTTCCGGATAGGACAGGGTATAGCCTATACGAGCAATCCATACAATGCCGAAACCAATTATATCAACAACGCCTATGGTACGCGTTTGCTGAGTTCTACCTACATTGCGTTGCGCTATGATAAACAGAATCTTTACAAGGGTTTTGGGTTGAATGCTGGCTTTACCATAATTCATTATTCTAACGCAAATCTGCGAGCACCGAACAACAGCACAAACACTTTGGGTTTCAACATTGGTGCGACCTACAACCTGAATTATGAAGATTTCCCTGAATATATTCCGCGGGATGAAAATGATACGTATACAGAGCCGCTGGCCTATAATTTTGCTTTTAGAATGGGTGTAAATGAAAGCGATATTGTGGGGCAGGGCAGGCATCCTTTTTATGATTTCGGTTTTTTTGTTGATAAACGATTGAGCCACAAAAGCACAATCCTGGGCGGTGTAGATCTTTTTTTAGGTACTTTTTTAAAGGAATTGATCAAATTACAGTCGGTATCCTTCCCAGAACTTGGCGTTCGCGGCGATGAAGACTGGAAGCGTGTAGGGCTTTTTATAGGTCACGAACTGCGCTTCAATAAAATCGCTTTTGTAAGTCACTTAGGTTATTATGTGTACTGGCCATACGAATTTGAAAACCGTGTATACAACCGCCTGGGTTTAAAACGCTATTTCACGGAAAATATCTCTGCAGCCGTTACCGTTCATGCCCACGGTGCCAAGGCAGAAGCTGTTGAATTTGGTATCGGTTATCGCCTATAAGTTTAGTTCTTTGCTTAAAATTTGTATTTTTCGGTTTATGAAAAGGTGTTTTTTCTTATTGTTCTTGCTTTTCTCCACCCTTAGCGGTTGTAGGGATATGGAGACTAAAAAAGTCTCTTCGGAAACCATTCTTGCCGAAGAACTCAAGGAAATCGATATGAAAGAAGTGGATGAATATCCCAGCCTTGCCGGTTGTGATAGCCTTGCCACGCGCTCCTCGCGCAAAATGTGTTTTGAACGCGAACTGAGTACTAACTTTCAGCAGTTTCTGGCCACAAAAATCCTTGTTTTTTCAGATCCCATTCGCGATACGATTTGGCTGGACCTCAGTATCACCGCAGCAGGAGAAGCAGAAATAAATGCCATAAAAATACCCGATTCCTTAGAGCGGCAAATCCCACAAATGCAAGAGTGGCTGCGCCAGAGCCTAGATTCACTACCAGAGATCTATCCTGCCATAAAAAGGGGAATTCCCGTGCGCACCGCGTTTAGGATGCCGGTGGTTATCAGGGTAGAATGAGCTTATTTTCTTAAGCCGCGCCCCTTCCAGTCAAAAGATTGAAACTGGCTGCTTACCGCTATATAAATCGTAAAAAAAGGATAGATCAAAAAACTCCCCAAATAGCCAAATAAATAGCTTTTTTTGCCGAAAAATGACGCTGCCAGTGCAATTATTACAAAATCGATCAGGATT
It contains:
- a CDS encoding acyloxyacyl hydrolase — its product is MKSIFTFFLCICAFLGFSQKEQKPVTLDASFFYGSILEHNPDINHLITGHPTGFILSYNRKTYGFNAWERRYNYPDWGFSMTYQNLHNDYLGENIGLYGHFNFYFLKRNAYFRIGQGIAYTSNPYNAETNYINNAYGTRLLSSTYIALRYDKQNLYKGFGLNAGFTIIHYSNANLRAPNNSTNTLGFNIGATYNLNYEDFPEYIPRDENDTYTEPLAYNFAFRMGVNESDIVGQGRHPFYDFGFFVDKRLSHKSTILGGVDLFLGTFLKELIKLQSVSFPELGVRGDEDWKRVGLFIGHELRFNKIAFVSHLGYYVYWPYEFENRVYNRLGLKRYFTENISAAVTVHAHGAKAEAVEFGIGYRL